Part of the Rhinolophus ferrumequinum isolate MPI-CBG mRhiFer1 chromosome 25, mRhiFer1_v1.p, whole genome shotgun sequence genome, ATTGAGAATTCCTTAGGATTATATTCTCAGATACAAAGACAGAGAGTGCACCAAATTACTCAAGGAGTGGGGTGATTGGTTTATTAGAAGAATTTCATGTGacataataaaggagaaaaaaaagtcatggaaacCCAGGACCAGGAACTGCAGTCGGCCTCACAAGTAGAAAAATGCCAGGGTTCTTCTGTATCCAGGAAGCGTCACCTCCTTGGCCTCAGGTGTGCTGCTCCTTCACCAGGTGCTACTCAGCTTCTCTCTTCTTATATGTTTAACTCAGTGTCTGCCTGTTTCTCTTCCCACGACCATTACCTTCTGCTCTCGCCCACCTTCTGTTTACTCATAACTTCATCTTATATAGGACACTGTAACTTAAGCCCTGTGTCATGGCGTCTCTATATATTCTATAATCTTCAACTAATGGTAGTTAACACTTTTCCTCTTCAATCTCATGAGAAGAAACTGACTGTGCATCCTTGCACAGGATCTCCATTCCCAATTCAATCACTGAGCTCAAACATGTGCTATAGGGCTACCTGCCTAGTCAAGGTCATCACAATTCCACCCACACCAAATGGTGTCTCCAATCATAGTTTCCATAAACTGAAAGGCCCTTCAAAATTTCCCTGATGGTTTATCCCTGTCTCTGCCCAGGTTTTCTAGCCTGATTACCACCTCACCCCTCATCCCAAAGAGCTCTACCAGAGAAAGACGTGGCTCATGTTGCCCGCAGATTGGGAAGCTGGAGTTAGTCATCTTTTTTCTCAATATACCACGGGCAAAAAGAGAATGCCAGGGGGTGTCAGGGCCAATCCAAAGAATCCCAACCTAGAGGTCTGGGAATAGATGAGGACAAACTGTGTTCACAGAATCCTCAGTACTAGCCTCAGATTATTTTGACCCCAGCCTGCATTTCCATATAGGAAATGATAAGTAACCATTTCTAAACCCAAACCCACTCATGGCATCACCATCATAAGGAAACAACCTTCTGCCAGATGCTAGCAACGGAGATGTGCAAAAATTCAGTCTAAAGCACCATCATTAATGAGACTCAGCTACCTTCCActgtttctttttatgactgCTACTCTTTTCACTGCCAGCTGGCTTTTCTCACTCTCTACCATTGGTCAGAAAAGGAGAGCAAACTATAGATTTGGTGAGTTGAAAAATGACCCAAATCCAGGAGTGATGCAGAACTAGATTCCCTCAGGGAGGTTGCAATAATTACTATGCTTGCAACAGATTAGCTCTTTCTTTGTTTCAGAACCCAAGATGTTGATGTCCCCACAGTTGGCCATACATGACAGTTTTGAATAAAAGTACATACTCCGCCCTGAGGAGGTGAAATAGAGAGAATACAGCTGTAGTGACTAAGTTTCCTCCTCCCATATTCCTAGGAACCACCTCTCTTCGGAAGCTCACTAACCTTCCTCTAGGCCCAAATGAGCTACAAGGCTGAGTCTACTAATTACTGATCTAGCGAATAGATTTCATTCCCTAACCAATAAGGGATATCAGCCTCTTCTTCACTCAATATTGTGTTAAGGAAAAGTCCACCTTTGCCATCCCGTCTCCAAGACCACCCCAACCTAACATATCCTACTCACCCACACACTCTGAGGGCAAAGAGCAGCCCTGTCTCCAAGGGAAGGAGGTGGTTATTTTGCAGTCCCTCAGTACCCCACACTACCTCTTGTTGTAAGAATGTAAATGTTCTCAGTAGCACAGGACTCTTGGTACTTCAGGGTGCAGGAAGTCATGGTGTCAAGGCAGAACCCAAGATGATATCTGTTACATTTATAACATATAGTTGGAGGCTctgccagacacagaaagaggtGCTTAAAGAATGTACTCTGGAGAAGATTCTCCAGGCCTGGGGGCTTCTCTACAGGAACTTACTATTGCTTTGCAGCTCCTCACCCTTCTCAGGCCATTGATTCTGTTGATAATCTTGTGAAAGACAACTTGTACAAACATAATCAAATGCTGTATATGATTTTCAAAGGTCAGAGTTCCTGTAAAGTATATCTATGGACCTCAAGGAATGAACCCATTGTCTAGCCAAAATCTAGATGATTTTGTCCAGTAATGAGAAAAAGGGAGCAACAGAAAGGATTTTAGCCTCCTTATTCCAAGAAATGGATtaaggggctggcccggtggctcaggcggttagagctccgtgctcctaactccgaaggctgccggttcgattcccacatgggccagtgggctctcaaccacaaagttgccagttcaattcctcgagtcccgcaagggatggtgggctgcaccccctgcaactagcaacagcaactggacctggagctgagctgtgccctccacaactaagactgaaaggacaacaacttgaagctgaacggcaccctccagaactaagattgaaaggacaacaacttgacttggaaaaaagtcctggaagtacacactgttccccaataaagtcctgttccccttccccaataaaatccttttaaaaaaaaaggattaaattgGTTTGCGAGAAGAGCAAACTCCCAGAATTCTACAGTAAGAATGGATTACAGGCGTCTCTGCAGATGAGGGGAGGTTTACTTCTAAACATGGCACAAATAACCTATTTGCCAAGGACTTAGCCTAGCTGTGCTCACACCTCTCAGATAGCCCCGAAGTTCAcctgtaaaaaagaagaaaagtcctTCCTTGTCATTATCTCACATAATCTGCCAAACTCCCAAAGCCAGTATTGGaaattcctccctccccccagcatCTGTCCATCTCTTGACCAACACCCAGCTCCCGCTCTGTCTACAGGACTTACCATTATTCATGCAGACGAGAGAGACCAgcagaaacagaacaaacatcCTGGGACTTGTGCTCTGTTCAGTTTCCTGAGGAAAGTGCTGATTGATCTTCAATGCTCTGTCCTTGGGCTATTTATCTAAATTATATAATCACAGGGACAGACAGGACCTCAGTGTTCCTAGAACCAAATCACCCTGCTGGAGTCTCACTATCCCCTAAGGCAAccactttaaaattgttttcagtgaTGAGCCAGTTTATACCGTATTCATTGTTGTATAGCTAAGCCTTGAGCTATGCAAGTGAAGTCAAATTTCTCCCCCACATTTTAACCTTTCCGAAATGTCGAGACAGGAGTCGGATACTTTAGTTCCTTTTTACACTCTTCACTAACCTACTCTCTTTCCTCAGATTAATCAGATGAATATcaggaaataatattaatatcagattaataatattaatatcagattaataatattaatatcataTTATTAATCAGATTAAATAATAtcagatttttctttgtctcaccTAGACTGAGGCACCAGAAAATAAGCTTGGCATTCCAGGAGTAGTCTGAATGTGGGGGAAGCATTGGAGAACCCCTTCTGTCGTGAAGGGAAGGAAAGTTTCAGGAACAAGATGAGCAGAGGTGAAACTTATCTAGTTTGTCTTCAGGTGATTCATTTTGTAGTTAAATGATTACTAAACACGTATCAAATGTCAATATCACAGGAACAAACCAGGACATGACTCAGTGGCCTCACAGAGGTTAGAGTATAGTTTTAGAGACCACAAATAATCAAACACAGCTGGCTATAAGGGACGAAATGAGGGGCATTCCAATTTGACTGCCTAACAGGGAAGTCTTCCCTAAAAAGGCGGTGATGGTGCAGGACTTTTCAGACTAGCAATGTGTCAGCTAAAAGAAGTGAGTAGGAACAGGCACCCAAAAGAACAGCTTATGTCCAAGTACGGAGACATCAAACAACCTAACACTGTGATGAGAGCACAGAGACATGGGTGAACaagaaactaaagcccagaggTGCATCTTGTTGGAGGTGGTGACATATGGGTAAAGAAGGGGGCTCAGGGAGACAATTCACTGTTCTTGTTGCTTATTACAGATTACTGTATCCCAAGCGTGTAA contains:
- the PATE2 gene encoding prostate and testis expressed protein 2, producing MNNEPPTICYKCNRYHLGFCLDTMTSCTLKYQESCATENIYILTTRGRSMYFYSKLSCMANCGDINILGSETKKELICCKHSNYCNLPEGI